One Amblyomma americanum isolate KBUSLIRL-KWMA chromosome 8, ASM5285725v1, whole genome shotgun sequence DNA window includes the following coding sequences:
- the Pdk1 gene encoding phosphoinositide-dependent kinase 1 isoform X1, translating to MGSARSSQTETMYRSNCTATSRSVKEPVDAPQAGAAEMPTPVTAASTSGTTLPNNVASTSKEGGEEESKQPAKMSAKDFIFGKLIGEGSFSMVYLAKEIRTNKEYAIKVCYKQHILREKKQRAIMREKQILRILSARPHPFFIRLHSTFHDANKLYFVVTYAKNGELLPHIVKYGSFDADVTRFYTAEIISALEHLHSLGIVHRDLKPENILLDERMHIQITDFGSAKIISREFCDEVDIGEIELNGHNSFVGTAQYVSPEMLSDKSCSPSTDLWALGCIVYQMISGLPPFRASNEYLTFQKILKLKYEFPDGFNSVVRDLVENLLVIDPNQRLGAASRGGYPALKGHEFFTEVRWEKLPEMEPPKMLPFLPGTSSNEELRSHYCVPDDLEPGLDDKQMTRLLGLAFQDDDAPAVSSPTSTSQQQQQQQQPQQQQQRTQPQQRISRTQLHILDFGPEEHNRRFQKQAETNPYHKFVQGNLILKQGLVDKRKLLLLQRWCGIPAFRSSQSLHRTENVRNPKTWRAAKMAEGLFARRRMLLLTTGPHLYYVDPAAMVLKGEIPWSPELRPEPKNFKTFFVHTVSPNRTYYLEDPEGYALAWCKAIDEVRKATYNQADDAS from the exons ATGGGCTCCGCGCGAAGCAGCCAGACAGAAACAATGTATCGTTCGAACTGCACCGCTACCTCA AGGAGCGTTAAAGAGCCTGTGGACGCCCCCCAAGCCGGAGCTGCCGAGATGCCCACACCTGTCACTGCTGCATCTACGTCGGGAACCACATTACCCAATAATGTGGCCTCCACGTCCAAGGAAGGCGGTGAGGAGGAGTCCAAGCAACCTGCAAAGATGAGCGCCAAGGACTTCATCTTTGGCAAGCTCATTGGCGAAGGCTCCTTCTCCATG GTTTACCTAGCCAAGGAGATTCGTACCAATAAGGAATATGCAA TCAAGGTGTGCTACAAGCAGCACATTCTCCGCGAGAAGAAGCAGCGAGCCATCATGCGAGAGAAGCAGATCCTGCGGATACTGAGTGCCCGGCCGCACCCGTTTTTCATCCGCCTCCACTCCACTTTCCACGATGCAAACAAGCTCT ATTTTGTGGTTACCTATGCAAAGAACGGTGAGCTCCTGCCGCACATTGTCAAGTATGGGTCGTTTGACGCCGACGTGACGAGGTTCTACACGGCCGAGATCATCTCGGCACTGGAGCACTTGCATTCGCTGGGCATCGTGCACAG GGACCTTAAACCAGAGAACATTCTTTTGGACGAACGCATGCACATTCAGATCACAGACTTTGGCTCCGCGAAGATCATCTCCCGGGAATTCTGTG ATGAGGTGGACATCGGCGAGATAGAGCTGAACGGTCACAACTCCTTTGTGGGGACAGCGCAGTACGTCTCACCGGAGATGCTGTCGGACAAGAGCTGTTCGCCCAG CACTGACCTCTGGGCTCTGGGGTGCATCGTCTACCAGATGATCTCTGGGCTGCCTCCGTTTCGAGCATC GAATGAGTATCTAACGTTCCAGAAGATTCTCAAGCTGAAGTACGAGTTTCCTGATGGCTTCAACTCTGTCGTCCGAGACCTCGTCGAGAATCTCTTG GTGATCGACCCGAACCAGCGGCTGGGTGCGGCTTCCCGGGGTGGCTACCCGGCCCTCAAGGGACACGAGTTCTTCACCGAGGTCCGGTGGGAGAAGCTTCCCGAGATGGAACCCCCCAAGATGCTTCCTTTCCTTCCTGGCACGTCGAGCAACGAGGAGCTGCGCTCCCACTACTGC GTACCCGATGACTTGGAGCCCGGGCTTGACGACAAGCAGATGACGCGCCTCTTGGGCCTTGCATTCCAAGATGACGACGCACCCGCGGTCTCGTCACCCACCTCAACttcacagcagcaacagcagcagcaacaaccacaacaacagcaacaacgaaCACAACCGCAGCAGCGGATCTCGCGGACGCAGCTGCACATCCTGGACTTTGGTCCCGAGGAGCACAACAGGCGGTTCCAGAAGCAGGCCGAGACCAACCCGTACCACAAGTTTGTCCAGGGCAACCTCATCCTCAAGCAGGGGCTGGTCGACAAGCGAAAG ctgctgttgctgcaacGGTGGTGCGGCATCCCTGCTTTTCGATCATCGCAAAGCTTGCACAGAACTGAAAACGTGCGAAATCCGAAGACGTGGCGCGCTGCAAAAATGGCGGAG GGCCTGTTTGCACGTCGCCGGATGCTGCTGCTGACGACGGGTCCCCACCTCTACTATGTGGACCCTGCCGCCATGGTGCTGAAGGGCGAGATTCCCTGGTCCCCTGAGCTTCGGCCCGAGCCCAAGAACTTCAAGACTTTCTTTGTGCACACGGTGAGC CCCAACCGAACATACTACCTAGAAGATCCCGAAGGCTATGCCCTGGCTTGGTGCAAGGCCATCGATGAAGTTCGCAAAGCCACCTATAACCAAGCTGACGACGCTTCTTAA
- the Pdk1 gene encoding phosphoinositide-dependent kinase 1 isoform X2 — translation MGSARSSQTETMYRSNCTATSRSVKEPVDAPQAGAAEMPTPVTAASTSGTTLPNNVASTSKEGGEEESKQPAKMSAKDFIFGKLIGEGSFSMVYLAKEIRTNKEYAIKVCYKQHILREKKQRAIMREKQILRILSARPHPFFIRLHSTFHDANKLYFVVTYAKNGELLPHIVKYGSFDADVTRFYTAEIISALEHLHSLGIVHRDLKPENILLDERMHIQITDFGSAKIISREFCDEVDIGEIELNGHNSFVGTAQYVSPEMLSDKSCSPSTDLWALGCIVYQMISGLPPFRASNEYLTFQKILKLKYEFPDGFNSVVRDLVENLLVIDPNQRLGAASRGGYPALKGHEFFTEVRWEKLPEMEPPKMLPFLPGTSSNEELRSHYCVPDDLEPGLDDKQMTRLLGLAFQDDDAPAVSSPTSTSQQQQQQQQPQQQQQRTQPQQRISRTQLHILDFGPEEHNRRFQKQAETNPYHKFVQGNLILKQGLVDKRKLLLLQRWCGIPAFRSSQSLHRTENVRNPKTWRAAKMAEGLFARRRMLLLTTGPHLYYVDPAAMVLKGEIPWSPELRPEPKNFKTFFVHTPNRTYYLEDPEGYALAWCKAIDEVRKATYNQADDAS, via the exons ATGGGCTCCGCGCGAAGCAGCCAGACAGAAACAATGTATCGTTCGAACTGCACCGCTACCTCA AGGAGCGTTAAAGAGCCTGTGGACGCCCCCCAAGCCGGAGCTGCCGAGATGCCCACACCTGTCACTGCTGCATCTACGTCGGGAACCACATTACCCAATAATGTGGCCTCCACGTCCAAGGAAGGCGGTGAGGAGGAGTCCAAGCAACCTGCAAAGATGAGCGCCAAGGACTTCATCTTTGGCAAGCTCATTGGCGAAGGCTCCTTCTCCATG GTTTACCTAGCCAAGGAGATTCGTACCAATAAGGAATATGCAA TCAAGGTGTGCTACAAGCAGCACATTCTCCGCGAGAAGAAGCAGCGAGCCATCATGCGAGAGAAGCAGATCCTGCGGATACTGAGTGCCCGGCCGCACCCGTTTTTCATCCGCCTCCACTCCACTTTCCACGATGCAAACAAGCTCT ATTTTGTGGTTACCTATGCAAAGAACGGTGAGCTCCTGCCGCACATTGTCAAGTATGGGTCGTTTGACGCCGACGTGACGAGGTTCTACACGGCCGAGATCATCTCGGCACTGGAGCACTTGCATTCGCTGGGCATCGTGCACAG GGACCTTAAACCAGAGAACATTCTTTTGGACGAACGCATGCACATTCAGATCACAGACTTTGGCTCCGCGAAGATCATCTCCCGGGAATTCTGTG ATGAGGTGGACATCGGCGAGATAGAGCTGAACGGTCACAACTCCTTTGTGGGGACAGCGCAGTACGTCTCACCGGAGATGCTGTCGGACAAGAGCTGTTCGCCCAG CACTGACCTCTGGGCTCTGGGGTGCATCGTCTACCAGATGATCTCTGGGCTGCCTCCGTTTCGAGCATC GAATGAGTATCTAACGTTCCAGAAGATTCTCAAGCTGAAGTACGAGTTTCCTGATGGCTTCAACTCTGTCGTCCGAGACCTCGTCGAGAATCTCTTG GTGATCGACCCGAACCAGCGGCTGGGTGCGGCTTCCCGGGGTGGCTACCCGGCCCTCAAGGGACACGAGTTCTTCACCGAGGTCCGGTGGGAGAAGCTTCCCGAGATGGAACCCCCCAAGATGCTTCCTTTCCTTCCTGGCACGTCGAGCAACGAGGAGCTGCGCTCCCACTACTGC GTACCCGATGACTTGGAGCCCGGGCTTGACGACAAGCAGATGACGCGCCTCTTGGGCCTTGCATTCCAAGATGACGACGCACCCGCGGTCTCGTCACCCACCTCAACttcacagcagcaacagcagcagcaacaaccacaacaacagcaacaacgaaCACAACCGCAGCAGCGGATCTCGCGGACGCAGCTGCACATCCTGGACTTTGGTCCCGAGGAGCACAACAGGCGGTTCCAGAAGCAGGCCGAGACCAACCCGTACCACAAGTTTGTCCAGGGCAACCTCATCCTCAAGCAGGGGCTGGTCGACAAGCGAAAG ctgctgttgctgcaacGGTGGTGCGGCATCCCTGCTTTTCGATCATCGCAAAGCTTGCACAGAACTGAAAACGTGCGAAATCCGAAGACGTGGCGCGCTGCAAAAATGGCGGAG GGCCTGTTTGCACGTCGCCGGATGCTGCTGCTGACGACGGGTCCCCACCTCTACTATGTGGACCCTGCCGCCATGGTGCTGAAGGGCGAGATTCCCTGGTCCCCTGAGCTTCGGCCCGAGCCCAAGAACTTCAAGACTTTCTTTGTGCACACG CCCAACCGAACATACTACCTAGAAGATCCCGAAGGCTATGCCCTGGCTTGGTGCAAGGCCATCGATGAAGTTCGCAAAGCCACCTATAACCAAGCTGACGACGCTTCTTAA
- the Pdk1 gene encoding phosphoinositide-dependent kinase 1 isoform X3: protein MSGASPTERSVKEPVDAPQAGAAEMPTPVTAASTSGTTLPNNVASTSKEGGEEESKQPAKMSAKDFIFGKLIGEGSFSMVYLAKEIRTNKEYAIKVCYKQHILREKKQRAIMREKQILRILSARPHPFFIRLHSTFHDANKLYFVVTYAKNGELLPHIVKYGSFDADVTRFYTAEIISALEHLHSLGIVHRDLKPENILLDERMHIQITDFGSAKIISREFCDEVDIGEIELNGHNSFVGTAQYVSPEMLSDKSCSPSTDLWALGCIVYQMISGLPPFRASNEYLTFQKILKLKYEFPDGFNSVVRDLVENLLVIDPNQRLGAASRGGYPALKGHEFFTEVRWEKLPEMEPPKMLPFLPGTSSNEELRSHYCVPDDLEPGLDDKQMTRLLGLAFQDDDAPAVSSPTSTSQQQQQQQQPQQQQQRTQPQQRISRTQLHILDFGPEEHNRRFQKQAETNPYHKFVQGNLILKQGLVDKRKLLLLQRWCGIPAFRSSQSLHRTENVRNPKTWRAAKMAEGLFARRRMLLLTTGPHLYYVDPAAMVLKGEIPWSPELRPEPKNFKTFFVHTPNRTYYLEDPEGYALAWCKAIDEVRKATYNQADDAS from the exons ATGTCTGGGGCTTCTCCGACTGAG AGGAGCGTTAAAGAGCCTGTGGACGCCCCCCAAGCCGGAGCTGCCGAGATGCCCACACCTGTCACTGCTGCATCTACGTCGGGAACCACATTACCCAATAATGTGGCCTCCACGTCCAAGGAAGGCGGTGAGGAGGAGTCCAAGCAACCTGCAAAGATGAGCGCCAAGGACTTCATCTTTGGCAAGCTCATTGGCGAAGGCTCCTTCTCCATG GTTTACCTAGCCAAGGAGATTCGTACCAATAAGGAATATGCAA TCAAGGTGTGCTACAAGCAGCACATTCTCCGCGAGAAGAAGCAGCGAGCCATCATGCGAGAGAAGCAGATCCTGCGGATACTGAGTGCCCGGCCGCACCCGTTTTTCATCCGCCTCCACTCCACTTTCCACGATGCAAACAAGCTCT ATTTTGTGGTTACCTATGCAAAGAACGGTGAGCTCCTGCCGCACATTGTCAAGTATGGGTCGTTTGACGCCGACGTGACGAGGTTCTACACGGCCGAGATCATCTCGGCACTGGAGCACTTGCATTCGCTGGGCATCGTGCACAG GGACCTTAAACCAGAGAACATTCTTTTGGACGAACGCATGCACATTCAGATCACAGACTTTGGCTCCGCGAAGATCATCTCCCGGGAATTCTGTG ATGAGGTGGACATCGGCGAGATAGAGCTGAACGGTCACAACTCCTTTGTGGGGACAGCGCAGTACGTCTCACCGGAGATGCTGTCGGACAAGAGCTGTTCGCCCAG CACTGACCTCTGGGCTCTGGGGTGCATCGTCTACCAGATGATCTCTGGGCTGCCTCCGTTTCGAGCATC GAATGAGTATCTAACGTTCCAGAAGATTCTCAAGCTGAAGTACGAGTTTCCTGATGGCTTCAACTCTGTCGTCCGAGACCTCGTCGAGAATCTCTTG GTGATCGACCCGAACCAGCGGCTGGGTGCGGCTTCCCGGGGTGGCTACCCGGCCCTCAAGGGACACGAGTTCTTCACCGAGGTCCGGTGGGAGAAGCTTCCCGAGATGGAACCCCCCAAGATGCTTCCTTTCCTTCCTGGCACGTCGAGCAACGAGGAGCTGCGCTCCCACTACTGC GTACCCGATGACTTGGAGCCCGGGCTTGACGACAAGCAGATGACGCGCCTCTTGGGCCTTGCATTCCAAGATGACGACGCACCCGCGGTCTCGTCACCCACCTCAACttcacagcagcaacagcagcagcaacaaccacaacaacagcaacaacgaaCACAACCGCAGCAGCGGATCTCGCGGACGCAGCTGCACATCCTGGACTTTGGTCCCGAGGAGCACAACAGGCGGTTCCAGAAGCAGGCCGAGACCAACCCGTACCACAAGTTTGTCCAGGGCAACCTCATCCTCAAGCAGGGGCTGGTCGACAAGCGAAAG ctgctgttgctgcaacGGTGGTGCGGCATCCCTGCTTTTCGATCATCGCAAAGCTTGCACAGAACTGAAAACGTGCGAAATCCGAAGACGTGGCGCGCTGCAAAAATGGCGGAG GGCCTGTTTGCACGTCGCCGGATGCTGCTGCTGACGACGGGTCCCCACCTCTACTATGTGGACCCTGCCGCCATGGTGCTGAAGGGCGAGATTCCCTGGTCCCCTGAGCTTCGGCCCGAGCCCAAGAACTTCAAGACTTTCTTTGTGCACACG CCCAACCGAACATACTACCTAGAAGATCCCGAAGGCTATGCCCTGGCTTGGTGCAAGGCCATCGATGAAGTTCGCAAAGCCACCTATAACCAAGCTGACGACGCTTCTTAA
- the Pdk1 gene encoding phosphoinositide-dependent kinase 1 isoform X7 produces the protein MSGASPTERSVKEPVDAPQAGAAEMPTPVTAASTSGTTLPNNVASTSKEGGEEESKQPAKMSAKDFIFGKLIGEGSFSMVYLAKEIRTNKEYAIKVCYKQHILREKKQRAIMREKQILRILSARPHPFFIRLHSTFHDANKLYFVVTYAKNGELLPHIVKYGSFDADVTRFYTAEIISALEHLHSLGIVHRDLKPENILLDERMHIQITDFGSAKIISREFCDEVDIGEIELNGHNSFVGTAQYVSPEMLSDKSCSPSTDLWALGCIVYQMISGLPPFRASNEYLTFQKILKLKYEFPDGFNSVVRDLVENLLVIDPNQRLGAASRGGYPALKGHEFFTEVRWEKLPEMEPPKMLPFLPGTSSNEELRSHYCVPDDLEPGLDDKQMTRLLGLAFQDDDAPAVSSPTSTSQQQQQQQQPQQQQQRTQPQQRISRTQLHILDFGPEEHNRRFQKQAETNPYHKFVQGNLILKQGLVDKRKGLFARRRMLLLTTGPHLYYVDPAAMVLKGEIPWSPELRPEPKNFKTFFVHTVSPNRTYYLEDPEGYALAWCKAIDEVRKATYNQADDAS, from the exons ATGTCTGGGGCTTCTCCGACTGAG AGGAGCGTTAAAGAGCCTGTGGACGCCCCCCAAGCCGGAGCTGCCGAGATGCCCACACCTGTCACTGCTGCATCTACGTCGGGAACCACATTACCCAATAATGTGGCCTCCACGTCCAAGGAAGGCGGTGAGGAGGAGTCCAAGCAACCTGCAAAGATGAGCGCCAAGGACTTCATCTTTGGCAAGCTCATTGGCGAAGGCTCCTTCTCCATG GTTTACCTAGCCAAGGAGATTCGTACCAATAAGGAATATGCAA TCAAGGTGTGCTACAAGCAGCACATTCTCCGCGAGAAGAAGCAGCGAGCCATCATGCGAGAGAAGCAGATCCTGCGGATACTGAGTGCCCGGCCGCACCCGTTTTTCATCCGCCTCCACTCCACTTTCCACGATGCAAACAAGCTCT ATTTTGTGGTTACCTATGCAAAGAACGGTGAGCTCCTGCCGCACATTGTCAAGTATGGGTCGTTTGACGCCGACGTGACGAGGTTCTACACGGCCGAGATCATCTCGGCACTGGAGCACTTGCATTCGCTGGGCATCGTGCACAG GGACCTTAAACCAGAGAACATTCTTTTGGACGAACGCATGCACATTCAGATCACAGACTTTGGCTCCGCGAAGATCATCTCCCGGGAATTCTGTG ATGAGGTGGACATCGGCGAGATAGAGCTGAACGGTCACAACTCCTTTGTGGGGACAGCGCAGTACGTCTCACCGGAGATGCTGTCGGACAAGAGCTGTTCGCCCAG CACTGACCTCTGGGCTCTGGGGTGCATCGTCTACCAGATGATCTCTGGGCTGCCTCCGTTTCGAGCATC GAATGAGTATCTAACGTTCCAGAAGATTCTCAAGCTGAAGTACGAGTTTCCTGATGGCTTCAACTCTGTCGTCCGAGACCTCGTCGAGAATCTCTTG GTGATCGACCCGAACCAGCGGCTGGGTGCGGCTTCCCGGGGTGGCTACCCGGCCCTCAAGGGACACGAGTTCTTCACCGAGGTCCGGTGGGAGAAGCTTCCCGAGATGGAACCCCCCAAGATGCTTCCTTTCCTTCCTGGCACGTCGAGCAACGAGGAGCTGCGCTCCCACTACTGC GTACCCGATGACTTGGAGCCCGGGCTTGACGACAAGCAGATGACGCGCCTCTTGGGCCTTGCATTCCAAGATGACGACGCACCCGCGGTCTCGTCACCCACCTCAACttcacagcagcaacagcagcagcaacaaccacaacaacagcaacaacgaaCACAACCGCAGCAGCGGATCTCGCGGACGCAGCTGCACATCCTGGACTTTGGTCCCGAGGAGCACAACAGGCGGTTCCAGAAGCAGGCCGAGACCAACCCGTACCACAAGTTTGTCCAGGGCAACCTCATCCTCAAGCAGGGGCTGGTCGACAAGCGAAAG GGCCTGTTTGCACGTCGCCGGATGCTGCTGCTGACGACGGGTCCCCACCTCTACTATGTGGACCCTGCCGCCATGGTGCTGAAGGGCGAGATTCCCTGGTCCCCTGAGCTTCGGCCCGAGCCCAAGAACTTCAAGACTTTCTTTGTGCACACGGTGAGC CCCAACCGAACATACTACCTAGAAGATCCCGAAGGCTATGCCCTGGCTTGGTGCAAGGCCATCGATGAAGTTCGCAAAGCCACCTATAACCAAGCTGACGACGCTTCTTAA
- the Pdk1 gene encoding phosphoinositide-dependent kinase 1 isoform X5, translating to MPTPVTAASTSGTTLPNNVASTSKEGGEEESKQPAKMSAKDFIFGKLIGEGSFSMVYLAKEIRTNKEYAIKVCYKQHILREKKQRAIMREKQILRILSARPHPFFIRLHSTFHDANKLYFVVTYAKNGELLPHIVKYGSFDADVTRFYTAEIISALEHLHSLGIVHRDLKPENILLDERMHIQITDFGSAKIISREFCDEVDIGEIELNGHNSFVGTAQYVSPEMLSDKSCSPSTDLWALGCIVYQMISGLPPFRASNEYLTFQKILKLKYEFPDGFNSVVRDLVENLLVIDPNQRLGAASRGGYPALKGHEFFTEVRWEKLPEMEPPKMLPFLPGTSSNEELRSHYCVPDDLEPGLDDKQMTRLLGLAFQDDDAPAVSSPTSTSQQQQQQQQPQQQQQRTQPQQRISRTQLHILDFGPEEHNRRFQKQAETNPYHKFVQGNLILKQGLVDKRKLLLLQRWCGIPAFRSSQSLHRTENVRNPKTWRAAKMAEGLFARRRMLLLTTGPHLYYVDPAAMVLKGEIPWSPELRPEPKNFKTFFVHTPNRTYYLEDPEGYALAWCKAIDEVRKATYNQADDAS from the exons ATGCCCACACCTGTCACTGCTGCATCTACGTCGGGAACCACATTACCCAATAATGTGGCCTCCACGTCCAAGGAAGGCGGTGAGGAGGAGTCCAAGCAACCTGCAAAGATGAGCGCCAAGGACTTCATCTTTGGCAAGCTCATTGGCGAAGGCTCCTTCTCCATG GTTTACCTAGCCAAGGAGATTCGTACCAATAAGGAATATGCAA TCAAGGTGTGCTACAAGCAGCACATTCTCCGCGAGAAGAAGCAGCGAGCCATCATGCGAGAGAAGCAGATCCTGCGGATACTGAGTGCCCGGCCGCACCCGTTTTTCATCCGCCTCCACTCCACTTTCCACGATGCAAACAAGCTCT ATTTTGTGGTTACCTATGCAAAGAACGGTGAGCTCCTGCCGCACATTGTCAAGTATGGGTCGTTTGACGCCGACGTGACGAGGTTCTACACGGCCGAGATCATCTCGGCACTGGAGCACTTGCATTCGCTGGGCATCGTGCACAG GGACCTTAAACCAGAGAACATTCTTTTGGACGAACGCATGCACATTCAGATCACAGACTTTGGCTCCGCGAAGATCATCTCCCGGGAATTCTGTG ATGAGGTGGACATCGGCGAGATAGAGCTGAACGGTCACAACTCCTTTGTGGGGACAGCGCAGTACGTCTCACCGGAGATGCTGTCGGACAAGAGCTGTTCGCCCAG CACTGACCTCTGGGCTCTGGGGTGCATCGTCTACCAGATGATCTCTGGGCTGCCTCCGTTTCGAGCATC GAATGAGTATCTAACGTTCCAGAAGATTCTCAAGCTGAAGTACGAGTTTCCTGATGGCTTCAACTCTGTCGTCCGAGACCTCGTCGAGAATCTCTTG GTGATCGACCCGAACCAGCGGCTGGGTGCGGCTTCCCGGGGTGGCTACCCGGCCCTCAAGGGACACGAGTTCTTCACCGAGGTCCGGTGGGAGAAGCTTCCCGAGATGGAACCCCCCAAGATGCTTCCTTTCCTTCCTGGCACGTCGAGCAACGAGGAGCTGCGCTCCCACTACTGC GTACCCGATGACTTGGAGCCCGGGCTTGACGACAAGCAGATGACGCGCCTCTTGGGCCTTGCATTCCAAGATGACGACGCACCCGCGGTCTCGTCACCCACCTCAACttcacagcagcaacagcagcagcaacaaccacaacaacagcaacaacgaaCACAACCGCAGCAGCGGATCTCGCGGACGCAGCTGCACATCCTGGACTTTGGTCCCGAGGAGCACAACAGGCGGTTCCAGAAGCAGGCCGAGACCAACCCGTACCACAAGTTTGTCCAGGGCAACCTCATCCTCAAGCAGGGGCTGGTCGACAAGCGAAAG ctgctgttgctgcaacGGTGGTGCGGCATCCCTGCTTTTCGATCATCGCAAAGCTTGCACAGAACTGAAAACGTGCGAAATCCGAAGACGTGGCGCGCTGCAAAAATGGCGGAG GGCCTGTTTGCACGTCGCCGGATGCTGCTGCTGACGACGGGTCCCCACCTCTACTATGTGGACCCTGCCGCCATGGTGCTGAAGGGCGAGATTCCCTGGTCCCCTGAGCTTCGGCCCGAGCCCAAGAACTTCAAGACTTTCTTTGTGCACACG CCCAACCGAACATACTACCTAGAAGATCCCGAAGGCTATGCCCTGGCTTGGTGCAAGGCCATCGATGAAGTTCGCAAAGCCACCTATAACCAAGCTGACGACGCTTCTTAA
- the Pdk1 gene encoding phosphoinositide-dependent kinase 1 isoform X8, with the protein MSGASPTERSVKEPVDAPQAGAAEMPTPVTAASTSGTTLPNNVASTSKEGGEEESKQPAKMSAKDFIFGKLIGEGSFSMVYLAKEIRTNKEYAIKVCYKQHILREKKQRAIMREKQILRILSARPHPFFIRLHSTFHDANKLYFVVTYAKNGELLPHIVKYGSFDADVTRFYTAEIISALEHLHSLGIVHRDLKPENILLDERMHIQITDFGSAKIISREFCDEVDIGEIELNGHNSFVGTAQYVSPEMLSDKSCSPSTDLWALGCIVYQMISGLPPFRASNEYLTFQKILKLKYEFPDGFNSVVRDLVENLLVIDPNQRLGAASRGGYPALKGHEFFTEVRWEKLPEMEPPKMLPFLPGTSSNEELRSHYCVPDDLEPGLDDKQMTRLLGLAFQDDDAPAVSSPTSTSQQQQQQQQPQQQQQRTQPQQRISRTQLHILDFGPEEHNRRFQKQAETNPYHKFVQGNLILKQGLVDKRKGLFARRRMLLLTTGPHLYYVDPAAMVLKGEIPWSPELRPEPKNFKTFFVHTPNRTYYLEDPEGYALAWCKAIDEVRKATYNQADDAS; encoded by the exons ATGTCTGGGGCTTCTCCGACTGAG AGGAGCGTTAAAGAGCCTGTGGACGCCCCCCAAGCCGGAGCTGCCGAGATGCCCACACCTGTCACTGCTGCATCTACGTCGGGAACCACATTACCCAATAATGTGGCCTCCACGTCCAAGGAAGGCGGTGAGGAGGAGTCCAAGCAACCTGCAAAGATGAGCGCCAAGGACTTCATCTTTGGCAAGCTCATTGGCGAAGGCTCCTTCTCCATG GTTTACCTAGCCAAGGAGATTCGTACCAATAAGGAATATGCAA TCAAGGTGTGCTACAAGCAGCACATTCTCCGCGAGAAGAAGCAGCGAGCCATCATGCGAGAGAAGCAGATCCTGCGGATACTGAGTGCCCGGCCGCACCCGTTTTTCATCCGCCTCCACTCCACTTTCCACGATGCAAACAAGCTCT ATTTTGTGGTTACCTATGCAAAGAACGGTGAGCTCCTGCCGCACATTGTCAAGTATGGGTCGTTTGACGCCGACGTGACGAGGTTCTACACGGCCGAGATCATCTCGGCACTGGAGCACTTGCATTCGCTGGGCATCGTGCACAG GGACCTTAAACCAGAGAACATTCTTTTGGACGAACGCATGCACATTCAGATCACAGACTTTGGCTCCGCGAAGATCATCTCCCGGGAATTCTGTG ATGAGGTGGACATCGGCGAGATAGAGCTGAACGGTCACAACTCCTTTGTGGGGACAGCGCAGTACGTCTCACCGGAGATGCTGTCGGACAAGAGCTGTTCGCCCAG CACTGACCTCTGGGCTCTGGGGTGCATCGTCTACCAGATGATCTCTGGGCTGCCTCCGTTTCGAGCATC GAATGAGTATCTAACGTTCCAGAAGATTCTCAAGCTGAAGTACGAGTTTCCTGATGGCTTCAACTCTGTCGTCCGAGACCTCGTCGAGAATCTCTTG GTGATCGACCCGAACCAGCGGCTGGGTGCGGCTTCCCGGGGTGGCTACCCGGCCCTCAAGGGACACGAGTTCTTCACCGAGGTCCGGTGGGAGAAGCTTCCCGAGATGGAACCCCCCAAGATGCTTCCTTTCCTTCCTGGCACGTCGAGCAACGAGGAGCTGCGCTCCCACTACTGC GTACCCGATGACTTGGAGCCCGGGCTTGACGACAAGCAGATGACGCGCCTCTTGGGCCTTGCATTCCAAGATGACGACGCACCCGCGGTCTCGTCACCCACCTCAACttcacagcagcaacagcagcagcaacaaccacaacaacagcaacaacgaaCACAACCGCAGCAGCGGATCTCGCGGACGCAGCTGCACATCCTGGACTTTGGTCCCGAGGAGCACAACAGGCGGTTCCAGAAGCAGGCCGAGACCAACCCGTACCACAAGTTTGTCCAGGGCAACCTCATCCTCAAGCAGGGGCTGGTCGACAAGCGAAAG GGCCTGTTTGCACGTCGCCGGATGCTGCTGCTGACGACGGGTCCCCACCTCTACTATGTGGACCCTGCCGCCATGGTGCTGAAGGGCGAGATTCCCTGGTCCCCTGAGCTTCGGCCCGAGCCCAAGAACTTCAAGACTTTCTTTGTGCACACG CCCAACCGAACATACTACCTAGAAGATCCCGAAGGCTATGCCCTGGCTTGGTGCAAGGCCATCGATGAAGTTCGCAAAGCCACCTATAACCAAGCTGACGACGCTTCTTAA